The following are encoded together in the bacterium genome:
- a CDS encoding hydantoinase B/oxoprolinase family protein, with translation MKGREVDPVTVEVVASGLAAGAREMGITMRQTSSSTIFNEGNDYSCGIFNAGTELVSHGEFLPIHLGSLPYSVSYAIDEVGVDRFRPGDSIILNDPFRGGSHLPDVTLVTPIFYEGDLIGWGANRAHHLDVGGTVPGSFYAQARENYQEGLRIPPVKIIKEGRIDEEIMNMILANVRLPKNMRSDLLSQVSANLTARRRVVDLVERYGLDTVERCMAIEMDNSERRIRSVIAGWPDGRYRAEDSMDNDGITDVPRTVRVTVEVRGDGVVVDFTGTDPQVEGPLNSVLGYTASGVYMTIQAATDPTIPPNSGCYRPVEIIAPEGTIVNPRFPAACTGGNEIVSVIHNAVYRALAEIPRDIQKPVRLMAADQGSSNNLFLSGFGEDGERFVLYEYPEGGWGGAEGRDGQSAIYSIVGNTWNLPVEAIEMKYPLRIDRYELRRDSGGPGKWRGGLSVRRDYRLLAPSGELSVLGNRVRVPPYGLFGGHNGAPARYRLDPGTPDERPAAPEFGAKKSMVPLTHHQVVAQETAGGGGYGDPLERDPAAVVRDVEYGYVSVRSAFEDYGVVIDNEGRLDEDGTRMRREAMLAGR, from the coding sequence ATGAAGGGGCGCGAGGTGGACCCGGTCACCGTAGAGGTGGTTGCCAGCGGCCTGGCCGCCGGTGCCCGCGAGATGGGCATCACCATGCGGCAGACCTCGAGCTCGACGATCTTCAACGAGGGCAACGACTACTCCTGCGGGATCTTCAACGCCGGGACCGAGTTGGTGAGCCATGGGGAGTTCCTGCCCATCCACCTGGGATCCCTTCCCTACTCGGTCAGCTACGCGATCGACGAGGTAGGGGTGGACAGGTTCCGCCCCGGAGACTCCATCATCCTCAACGACCCCTTCCGAGGTGGTTCCCATCTTCCGGACGTCACGCTGGTCACACCCATCTTCTACGAGGGTGACCTGATCGGCTGGGGAGCCAACCGCGCCCACCACCTGGATGTGGGAGGCACGGTGCCGGGCAGCTTCTACGCCCAGGCACGGGAGAACTACCAGGAGGGCCTCCGCATCCCTCCGGTCAAGATCATCAAGGAAGGCCGGATCGACGAGGAGATCATGAACATGATCCTGGCCAACGTGCGCCTCCCGAAGAACATGCGCTCCGACCTCCTGAGCCAGGTCTCGGCCAACCTGACCGCCCGCCGGCGGGTGGTGGACCTGGTGGAACGCTACGGCCTCGACACCGTGGAGCGGTGCATGGCCATCGAGATGGACAACTCGGAGCGGCGCATCCGCTCGGTGATCGCCGGGTGGCCTGACGGCCGCTACCGCGCCGAGGACTCCATGGACAACGACGGCATCACCGATGTCCCCCGGACGGTACGGGTTACCGTGGAGGTGCGCGGGGACGGGGTGGTGGTAGACTTCACCGGTACCGATCCGCAGGTCGAGGGTCCGCTCAACAGCGTGCTCGGCTACACGGCCTCCGGCGTCTACATGACCATCCAGGCTGCCACCGACCCGACCATTCCCCCCAACTCGGGGTGCTACCGACCGGTCGAGATCATCGCTCCTGAGGGAACGATCGTGAACCCGCGCTTTCCGGCGGCCTGCACCGGCGGCAACGAGATCGTGTCGGTCATCCACAACGCGGTGTACCGAGCGCTTGCCGAGATCCCCCGTGACATCCAGAAGCCGGTCCGCCTGATGGCCGCCGACCAGGGATCGTCCAACAACCTGTTCCTGAGCGGTTTCGGAGAGGACGGCGAGCGCTTCGTGCTGTACGAGTACCCCGAGGGTGGATGGGGTGGCGCCGAGGGCCGGGATGGGCAGAGCGCCATCTACTCCATCGTGGGCAACACGTGGAACCTGCCGGTCGAGGCGATCGAGATGAAGTACCCGCTTCGGATCGACCGTTACGAGCTCCGCCGGGATTCGGGAGGACCCGGGAAGTGGCGGGGCGGGCTGTCGGTGCGCCGTGACTACCGGCTTCTTGCCCCCTCGGGTGAACTCTCGGTGCTGGGCAACCGGGTGCGGGTTCCCCCCTATGGCCTCTTCGGGGGCCACAACGGAGCGCCTGCCCGGTACCGCCTCGACCCCGGAACCCCGGACGAGCGTCCCGCCGCCCCGGAGTTCGGGGCCAAGAAGTCAATGGTTCCCCTGACACACCACCAGGTGGTGGCCCAGGAGACCGCGGGTGGCGGAGGTTACGGTGATCCACTGGAGCGTGACCCGGCCGCGGTGGTGCGAGATGTCGAGTACGGCTACGTATCCGTTCGGAGCGCCTTCGAGGACTACGGCGTGGTGATCGATAACGAGGGCCGTCTCGATGAGGATGGGACCCGCATGCGCCGTGAGGCCATGCTGGCCGGCAGGTAG